Proteins encoded by one window of Clostridium cagae:
- a CDS encoding GntR family transcriptional regulator: MIKVDPRSSTPIYEQVELRIKELILKGALNEGEKLPSVRELSSILTINPNTISKAYKELEREGIIETLRGKGTFITHNIKSTTDSKKIEKIREELKNLILEASYVSIDKEKFLSIVQVIFDELGGKNRDSSR; this comes from the coding sequence ATGATAAAGGTTGATCCAAGGAGTAGTACTCCTATATATGAACAAGTTGAACTTAGAATTAAGGAGTTAATTTTAAAAGGAGCTTTAAATGAAGGTGAAAAATTGCCATCAGTTAGAGAATTATCATCTATATTAACTATAAATCCTAATACCATAAGTAAGGCTTATAAAGAGTTAGAAAGAGAAGGGATTATAGAAACATTGAGGGGAAAGGGAACATTTATAACTCATAATATAAAATCAACTACTGATTCAAAAAAAATAGAGAAAATTAGAGAAGAATTAAAGAATTTAATTTTAGAAGCAAGCTATGTTTCAATAGACAAAGAAAAATTTTTAAGTATAGTACAAGTGATATTTGATGAATTAGGGGGAAAAAATCGTGATTCAAGTAGATAA
- a CDS encoding MATE family efflux transporter produces METITKNKMGIKPVFPLLMSMSFPPMISMLVQALYNIIDSMFVARISEDALTAVSLAFPLQNFIIAVAVGTGVGINSYISRKLGEESFDDANNAVTHGLILAFISWIGFVLLGVLAIKPFFNLFTNSENIINLGCSYSYVVVIFSFGSLIHIAIEKVLQSTGEMLYPMMLQIFGAAMNIILDPIMIFGLFGFPALGIKGAAIATVISQISAMSLAVIILVFKKHHVKIKTNNFKFSFPLVKEIYTVGFPSILMLSLDSILVMGLNAILVNFSNLAVSLFGIYFKLQTFVFMPIKGLTQGAMPIMGYNYGANNRKRLISTLKSSLIVSIIIMILGNILFAVFPDKLLMLFNASEEMLSIGTVALRVISISYVAASFNFIFPTLFQSVGNGLYSSVISLMRQLIVILPISYILSKSMGLMGVWISFPIAEIISAIISVLLFIRIYKKEPIFKN; encoded by the coding sequence ATGGAAACAATAACTAAAAATAAAATGGGAATAAAACCTGTATTCCCACTATTGATGTCAATGTCTTTTCCACCAATGATTTCAATGCTTGTACAAGCTCTCTATAATATTATTGATAGTATGTTTGTTGCTAGAATAAGTGAAGATGCATTAACTGCAGTTTCTCTAGCTTTTCCACTTCAAAATTTTATTATAGCAGTTGCTGTTGGTACTGGCGTAGGTATAAATTCTTATATCTCTCGTAAATTAGGAGAAGAAAGTTTTGATGATGCTAATAATGCAGTAACCCATGGATTAATTCTTGCTTTCATAAGTTGGATAGGATTTGTGCTTTTAGGTGTTCTCGCAATAAAACCTTTTTTTAATTTATTTACAAATTCAGAAAATATAATCAACTTAGGTTGCAGTTATTCATATGTAGTTGTTATTTTTTCTTTTGGTTCATTGATACATATTGCAATAGAAAAAGTATTACAATCTACTGGTGAAATGCTTTATCCAATGATGCTACAAATATTTGGTGCTGCTATGAATATAATACTTGATCCAATTATGATCTTTGGATTATTTGGATTTCCTGCATTAGGAATTAAAGGTGCTGCTATAGCTACTGTAATTTCACAAATTAGTGCTATGTCCTTAGCTGTTATTATTTTAGTATTTAAAAAACATCATGTGAAAATTAAAACTAATAATTTTAAATTCAGTTTCCCTCTTGTTAAGGAAATATACACAGTAGGATTTCCTTCAATATTAATGCTATCATTAGACTCTATTTTAGTTATGGGCTTAAATGCTATACTAGTTAACTTCTCTAATTTAGCAGTATCATTATTTGGTATTTATTTCAAATTACAGACCTTTGTATTTATGCCTATAAAAGGATTAACTCAAGGTGCAATGCCTATAATGGGATATAATTACGGAGCTAATAACAGGAAACGTTTAATTAGCACTTTAAAATCAAGTTTAATTGTATCTATAATTATTATGATACTTGGTAATATATTATTTGCTGTATTCCCAGATAAACTACTTATGTTATTTAATGCGTCTGAGGAAATGCTTTCTATTGGAACTGTTGCATTACGTGTGATAAGTATTAGTTATGTTGCAGCATCATTTAATTTTATATTTCCTACATTATTTCAATCTGTTGGAAATGGACTTTATAGCTCAGTTATATCCTTAATGCGTCAACTTATTGTTATATTGCCTATTTCATATATATTATCAAAATCAATGGGACTTATGGGCGTATGGATTTCATTCCCTATTGCAGAGATAATATCCGCTATAATTTCAGTTTTATTATTTATTCGTATATATAAAAAAGAACCTATATTTAAGAACTAA
- a CDS encoding ABC transporter ATP-binding protein has protein sequence MIQVDKLSFSIDEKEILKDINLNINEGKIFGIIGPNGVGKSTLLRCLSGIYKTSEGEVRYNDENVYDNPNIKENIGFVADENTFFYNFKVKEVLKYYKYAYKNFDIDRFNELNEIFKLPLNKFVFQFSKGMKMRLSLALAFSIKAKYLILDEPTSGLDPIVKNKLLKIFIDEVANNNATIIISSHHLGELERICDEVAILDDGKVSYKNSIENMKNKIKKIQVAFDKPTYEEDLELKGVFKISKVGRVFTIITEQYDEEFIKALNKFNPLFMEEIDLSLEDIFIYKVDKEEKNEKIFK, from the coding sequence GTGATTCAAGTAGATAAGTTATCTTTTAGTATAGATGAAAAAGAAATTTTAAAAGATATTAATTTGAATATAAACGAAGGAAAAATATTTGGAATAATTGGTCCTAATGGAGTAGGTAAATCTACTTTGCTTAGATGTTTAAGTGGAATTTATAAGACAAGTGAAGGAGAAGTTAGATACAATGATGAAAATGTGTATGATAATCCCAATATTAAAGAAAATATTGGATTTGTAGCAGATGAAAATACCTTCTTTTATAATTTTAAAGTTAAGGAAGTTTTGAAATATTATAAGTATGCATATAAAAACTTTGACATTGATAGATTTAATGAATTAAATGAGATATTTAAATTGCCGCTAAATAAATTTGTGTTTCAATTTTCAAAGGGAATGAAAATGAGATTATCTTTGGCATTAGCATTTTCAATTAAAGCAAAATATTTAATTTTAGACGAACCAACATCTGGACTTGATCCAATAGTGAAAAATAAGCTTTTAAAGATATTTATAGATGAAGTGGCTAATAATAATGCTACTATTATAATAAGTTCTCATCATCTTGGCGAATTAGAAAGAATATGTGATGAAGTGGCTATATTGGATGATGGAAAAGTTTCTTATAAAAATTCTATTGAAAATATGAAAAATAAAATAAAGAAAATACAAGTAGCATTTGATAAGCCAACATATGAAGAGGATTTAGAATTAAAAGGAGTATTTAAGATATCTAAAGTTGGACGAGTATTTACAATTATAACAGAACAATATGATGAAGAATTTATAAAAGCTTTAAATAAATTTAACCCATTGTTTATGGAAGAAATAGATTTAAGCTTAGAAGATATCTTTATTTACAAAGTAGATAAGGAGGAGAAAAATGAGAAGATATTTAAATAA